The sequence below is a genomic window from Kitasatospora kifunensis.
GCGGAAGTCCCGTGGCAGAGAGTTGGACGATCCCACCAGTGGGCCGCGGTGGTGATCAAAGGACCGCGTGGGAGTATGACCGGGTGACTGAGAAGACCGCAGCCCAGCCTGCCGTGCCGACCCCCGCAGTTTCGCCCGCCGTGCACGGCCCGGCCCACGACTCCGTCTTCCTGAGGGCCTGCCGGCACGAGCCGGTGTCGCACACCCCGGTCTGGTTCATGCGGCAGGCGGGCCGCTCGCTGCCCGAGTACCTCAAGGTCCGCGAGGGCATCGGGATGCTCGACTCCTGCATGCGGCCCGAGCTGGTCAAGGAGATCACCATGCAGCCGGTGCGCCGGCACAAGGTGGACGCGGCGATCTTCTTCAGCGACATCGTGGTGCCGCTCAAGGCGGTCGGCATCGATGTGGACATCAAGCCCGGTGTCGGCCCGGTGATCGCCGACCCGATCCGCACCGCCGCCGACCTGCAGCGGCTGCGCCCGCTGGAGCCGGACGACGTTCCCTACGTCACCGAGGCGATCGGCCTGCTCGTCGCCGAGCTGGGCGCCACCCCGCTGATCGGCTTCGCCGGCGCGCCGTACACCTTGGCCAGCTACCTGGTCGAGGGCGGCCCCTCGAAGAACCACGAGCGCACCAAGGCCATGATGTACGGCGCCCCCGAGCTGTGGGCCGAGCTGGTGGACCGGCTGGCCGTGATCACCGCGGGCTTCCTCAAGGTGCAGATCGCCGCGGGCGTCTCGGCCGTGCAGCTCTTCGACTCCTGGGTCGGCTCGCTCGCCCCCGACGACTACCGACGCTCCGTCATGCCCGCCAGCACCAAGGTCTTCGAGGCGGTCGCCGACCTGGGCGTGCCGCGGATCCACTTCGGGGTCGGCACCGGTGAGCTGCTCGGCCTGATGAGCGAGGCCGGCGCCGACGTGGTCGGGGTCGACTGGCGGGTCCCGCTGAACGTGGCCTCGCTGCGGGTCGGCCCGGGCAAGGCGCTGCAGGGCAACCTCGACCCGGCGGTGCTCTACGCGCCGACCAAGGTGGTGGAGACCAAGGCCCGCGAGGTGCTGCACGCGGCCAACGCGCTCGGCACCAGCGGCCACATCTTCAACCTCGGCCACGGTGTGCTGCCCAGCATGGACCCGGACGCGCTGAGCCGGCTGGTCGCCTTCGTGCACGAGGCCAGCGCGCGCTGACTGCTCGGGGCGGCCGATCGTCGGCTGTCCGCCCTCTGCGAGACTGCGGGACATGGCAGAAGCACTACCGAAGGTCGTTGTGATCGGCGGCGGCATCGCGGGCCTGGCCGCGGCCGCCCACCTGGGCGGCGCGGTCGGCGGGCCGGCCCGGGCGGCGGTCACGCTGCTGGAGGCCGGCGAGCGGGTCGGCGGCAAGCTGCTCACCGGCGAGGTCGGCGGGATCCAACTGGACCTGGGCGCCGAGTCGATGCTGGCCCGCCGGCCCGAGGCCGTCGAACTCGCCCGGGACGTCGGCCTGGCCGACTTCCTGGAGCCGCCCAGCACCGCCAAGGCCGCCGTCTGGACCCGCGGTGAGCTGCGCCCGCTGCCCGGTGGCCAGTTGATGGGCGTCCCCGGCGACCTCGCGGCGCTGGCCGCCTCCGGAGTGCTCACCGCCGAGGGCCTGGCCCGGGCCGGGGCCGAACGCCCGGCCGAAGCGGGCGCCACCGTCGGCGACGACGTCGCGATCGGCGCGTACGTGGCCGAGCGGCTCGGCCAGGAGGTGGTGGACCGGCTGGTCGAGCCGCTGCTCGGCGGCGTCTACGCGGGCCGGGCCGAGGAGATCTCGCTGCGCGCCGCGGTGCCCCAACTGCTCGCCATCGCCCAGGGCGGCGGCTCGCTGGTGGCGGGCGTGCACGCGCTGCTGGACCGCCCGCAGGCCGGCGGCCCGGTCTTCCAGGGACTGCGCGGTGGAATCGGCACGTTGCCGACCGCGGTTGCCGCCGCCTGCGAGCGGGCCGGCGTCGAGCTGCGGCTGCGCACCCCCGTCACCGAGCTGCGCCGCACCACCGCCGGCTGGCGTGTGGTCACCGCCGACGGTGTGATCGAGGCCGACGCCGTGCTGCTGGCCGTCCCCGCGCCGGCCGCAGCCGGGTTGCTGGCCGTCGACGCCCCGGGCGCCGCCGCCGAGTTGGCCGGGATCGAGTACGCCGGGATGGCCCTGGTCACCCTCGCCTTCCAGCGCGCCGAGCTGCCCGGCCCGCCGCCCGGCAGCGGCTTCCTGGTCCCCCCGGTGGACGGGCGCTCGATCAAGGCCGCCACCTTCTCCAGCCAGAAGTGGGGCTGGCTGGAACGCGCCGCGCCGCAGGCCTTCGTCCTGCGCACCTCGCTGGGCCGCTACCGCGACGAGGCCGCGCTGGACCTGGACGACGCGGAGCTCGTCGAACGCTCGCTCACCGACCTGCGCGCGGCGGTCGGCCTCACCGCCCGCCCGTACGCGAGTGCCGTCACCCGCTGGCGCGCCGGGCTGCCGCAGTACCCGGTGGGCCATCTGGAGCGGGTCGCCCGGATCCGGGCCGCCGCCCGCCGCCTGGGCGGTCTCGCGCTGGCCGGCGCGGCCTACGACGGGGTGGGCATCCCGGCCTGCGTGGCCAGCGCCCGGCGGGCCGCCGACGACCTGGTGACCCCGCAGCTGGAGCACAGTGCACGGAAGGG
It includes:
- the hemE gene encoding uroporphyrinogen decarboxylase, whose translation is MPTPAVSPAVHGPAHDSVFLRACRHEPVSHTPVWFMRQAGRSLPEYLKVREGIGMLDSCMRPELVKEITMQPVRRHKVDAAIFFSDIVVPLKAVGIDVDIKPGVGPVIADPIRTAADLQRLRPLEPDDVPYVTEAIGLLVAELGATPLIGFAGAPYTLASYLVEGGPSKNHERTKAMMYGAPELWAELVDRLAVITAGFLKVQIAAGVSAVQLFDSWVGSLAPDDYRRSVMPASTKVFEAVADLGVPRIHFGVGTGELLGLMSEAGADVVGVDWRVPLNVASLRVGPGKALQGNLDPAVLYAPTKVVETKAREVLHAANALGTSGHIFNLGHGVLPSMDPDALSRLVAFVHEASAR
- the hemG gene encoding protoporphyrinogen oxidase, producing MAEALPKVVVIGGGIAGLAAAAHLGGAVGGPARAAVTLLEAGERVGGKLLTGEVGGIQLDLGAESMLARRPEAVELARDVGLADFLEPPSTAKAAVWTRGELRPLPGGQLMGVPGDLAALAASGVLTAEGLARAGAERPAEAGATVGDDVAIGAYVAERLGQEVVDRLVEPLLGGVYAGRAEEISLRAAVPQLLAIAQGGGSLVAGVHALLDRPQAGGPVFQGLRGGIGTLPTAVAAACERAGVELRLRTPVTELRRTTAGWRVVTADGVIEADAVLLAVPAPAAAGLLAVDAPGAAAELAGIEYAGMALVTLAFQRAELPGPPPGSGFLVPPVDGRSIKAATFSSQKWGWLERAAPQAFVLRTSLGRYRDEAALDLDDAELVERSLTDLRAAVGLTARPYASAVTRWRAGLPQYPVGHLERVARIRAAARRLGGLALAGAAYDGVGIPACVASARRAADDLVTPQLEHSARKGQ